One region of Candidatus Saccharibacteria bacterium genomic DNA includes:
- a CDS encoding succinylglutamate desuccinylase/aspartoacylase family protein, whose translation MRIKSSHKPTRVAIIGCQHGNEHIGRRVFKYYEHRLADYPGLTIILANEEAIAAGKRCIDADMNRSFPGNPSGNHEERLAAELLPIVREAEYVLDLHTTSCEVGMVPIVANVEAGVRRVINLTGRRDIVLMKPGIAGASLIGNVGVGVSLEFNEQYAASPDAIDEVEVIIGGLLNQQQNKEAERYIYAVDATIPLKTVLGANDDNFTYSRKLQAYPFLLHEREYTQHQGFLAKTRQRKFI comes from the coding sequence ATGAGGATTAAATCATCACACAAACCGACTAGAGTTGCCATTATCGGCTGTCAGCACGGCAATGAGCACATCGGCCGGCGGGTATTTAAGTATTATGAACATCGATTGGCTGACTATCCCGGCCTGACGATCATATTAGCGAACGAAGAGGCGATCGCAGCGGGAAAGCGCTGTATCGATGCCGATATGAACCGAAGTTTTCCGGGCAATCCAAGCGGCAACCATGAGGAGCGGTTGGCGGCGGAGCTGCTGCCCATCGTGCGCGAGGCGGAGTATGTGCTGGATCTGCACACGACGTCGTGTGAGGTGGGGATGGTGCCGATTGTGGCGAATGTGGAGGCGGGGGTGAGGCGGGTGATTAATCTGACTGGGCGGCGGGACATCGTGTTGATGAAGCCGGGGATTGCGGGGGCTTCGTTGATTGGTAATGTGGGGGTTGGGGTTTCACTTGAATTTAATGAACAGTACGCGGCAAGTCCAGATGCAATCGATGAAGTAGAGGTAATCATCGGCGGCCTGCTAAATCAGCAGCAAAACAAGGAGGCTGAGCGGTACATCTATGCCGTTGACGCCACCATACCGCTCAAGACAGTACTGGGTGCCAACGACGACAACTTTACGTATAGCCGGAAGTTACAAGCCTACCCCTTCCTGCTCCACGAGCGCGAGTATACGCAGCACCAGGGATTCCTAGCAAAGACCCGACAGCGGAAATTCATCTGA
- a CDS encoding AI-2E family transporter — protein MSEKKTTHPLTAGIITVPWSIRIALLIALAGGLFFISPYLGAVMFSALIAYIYNPVYKSLLRLTKRAGIAITGTLLTIVLSVMLPIAIVASVTIHEATALVSNVSSSNVKFGSADIQRAFDDTLERTNDALRGLPGGESLQIDRAQVNNTFKNIALGALSFLTGSLQRAGSAAVDLISTTILAVFLIIGMLRHQDRLIATIKNLSPYDDKLNNLYLTRAGHMTTAMVKGQFVVALAQGFASALSLWIVGIDYFWFFFVLLTFLSFIPLGAGIVTIPLAIVLLLTGQIWQGIFLLIFHFLVVSFIDNLLRPRLVPKDAALNDALLLLGVFSGLALFGAAGVIYGPVVMILIVTTVYIYSVYNRKVEKISLPSNDIK, from the coding sequence ATGTCCGAGAAGAAAACAACACATCCACTGACTGCCGGGATAATTACCGTGCCATGGAGCATCCGTATCGCCCTGCTTATCGCCCTGGCTGGCGGTCTGTTCTTCATCTCTCCGTACCTGGGTGCCGTAATGTTCTCGGCGCTGATTGCCTATATTTATAACCCGGTGTACAAAAGCCTGCTGCGCCTGACCAAGCGGGCAGGCATTGCCATCACCGGTACGCTGCTCACCATTGTGCTGTCGGTAATGTTGCCGATTGCCATCGTGGCATCGGTGACCATCCACGAGGCGACCGCTTTGGTCTCGAATGTCAGCAGCAGCAACGTCAAGTTCGGCTCGGCGGATATCCAGCGTGCTTTCGATGATACGCTCGAGCGCACCAACGACGCGCTGCGCGGACTGCCAGGCGGCGAGTCGTTGCAGATAGACCGGGCGCAGGTCAACAATACGTTTAAGAACATCGCGCTTGGGGCGTTAAGTTTTCTGACGGGCAGTCTGCAGCGGGCGGGTTCGGCGGCCGTCGATTTGATCAGTACGACCATCCTCGCGGTTTTTCTGATCATCGGTATGTTGCGCCATCAGGACAGGCTGATCGCAACCATCAAGAACCTCAGTCCTTACGATGACAAGCTCAATAATCTCTACCTGACCCGCGCCGGCCACATGACCACCGCCATGGTGAAGGGGCAGTTCGTGGTGGCGCTGGCGCAGGGGTTTGCCAGCGCGCTCAGCCTATGGATCGTCGGCATCGATTATTTCTGGTTCTTCTTCGTACTGCTGACCTTCCTAAGCTTCATCCCGCTTGGCGCCGGCATCGTGACGATTCCGCTGGCCATCGTGCTGTTGCTGACGGGGCAGATCTGGCAGGGTATATTCCTGCTCATCTTCCATTTCCTGGTGGTCTCGTTCATCGACAATCTGCTGCGGCCGCGGTTGGTGCCGAAGGATGCGGCGCTGAATGATGCCCTCTTGCTGCTTGGCGTATTCTCTGGATTGGCGCTGTTTGGGGCGGCGGGAGTTATCTACGGGCCGGTGGTGATGATTCTGATTGTGACGACGGTGTATATTTATAGTGTATATAACCGTAAAGTGGAAAAAATATCTCTACCGTCAAACGACATAAAGTAG